The sequence GACAAACCCTCGCCAGACGAAAATGGAGCTCGTCACTTTCGTGCCGGGCCCGACCTCTTTAACGGACCTGAGCGAAGTCGACTCGCAAGGGGGAGGTCACAAACGAAGATGATGAAGACCCATCTGCTGGTGGCTGTGATGCTGTCCGCGCTGACTGCTTGCGGTGGTGATGAGAACGAGGACAGTGGCAACGAGGTCCCCGCCCCGTCCGAACAGACCGACAACCGGAAGAACGTCACGGGGAGCTACGCCGTCACGGGAACGCTGACCCTGACGGCCAACGGCAAGTCTGACGTCTCCCAGGTGCAGGACACCTTGCGCATCACCAACGACACGACCTCTGCTTCCAAGGCGGCGCTGCTGCTCCACATCGCGTCCCTGGGCTGCGGGCCCAAGGCAACGATGACGGGAGAGAGGACCTTCAATCCAAGCAACACGAAGTGCCCGATGCCTCCGCAGCAGGACTGCACGGCCTCGCTGACGTACACCCGGGGGATCGGCAAGAAGGAGGAAGGCGGAGCGCTCCAGACGTCTCTCTACGGAAAGATTGACCTCAACTGCGGCAGCAGGGGGAGCGCGACGGTCGACGTGTCCATGGTGATGAGCGGCTCGCGCACGGGAGAGTCCCTGCCCGACATGCCGGGGGACGCGCTCAAGGGCACGACTTCTGTCACGCTGAGCGAAGCGCTGGAGCAGGTGGCGCTCACCACCCGGCAGTAGTCATCGGCCTCCGGCCCGCTCCACAGTCACACCGTGAAGCGGGCCGCGCCGCGCTCACAGTTTCAGCACCGCGCTCTCACGCCGGAGCTGGAGCACGCGCACGTCCGGGTCCACCACCCACCGCTCGGGAGCGAAGTCGGCGCGCACCGTCACCTCCGCCTTCTCTCCCGCGCCCAGCACCACCGTCTTCCGCGCGTCGCGGTAGTCCGGAGACGGCGTCGCCGGGCCCTTCGCGGCCTCTTCCTCCGTCCGCTCCGGGTAGCGCTCGCCCTTCACCGCGGCCACCTCCACCGGCATGCGTCCGGTGCCCGTGTTCTCCACCGTCACCGTGGCCACCCACTGCGCGCCCTCCTGCTTCACGCTCGCGGCGGACAGCCGGTACTCCGGCACGTGCACCTCGTGGAACCACTGCTTCACGAAGGCGTCGTAGGCCGCCGCGTCCTTCGCGAAGGGCCGCATCGCCGCGATGAAGTCCTGCAGCACCGGATGGTCCGCGCTCGGGATGTACTGGCGCAGGAAGGCCTGGAGGCCCGCGTGCATCGCCTCGCGGCCGAGCAGGTCCTCCAGCATCCAGAACACCCACCCGCCCTTGTCGTAGAGGACGGTGTTGTCACCCTCGCGCGTGTTGTCCAGCTTCACCAGCGGCTGCTCCGCGTCCAGGCGCCGGTTCTTCGCGTAGCGCTCCTCCAGCCGCTTCGCGACTTCCATCCGAAGCGCGGGCCCTTCCAATTGCTCGATGAGCTTCAGCGCCGAGTAGTGTGACGTGCCCTCCGACAGCACGTCACCGCCCGGGCCCTTGCCCGGAATCAGCATGTTGCCCCACCACTGGTGCGCCGCCTCGTGCGCGGTAATCAGCAGCACCGCGTTCGCCTTCGGCGTGCTCTTCGTCAGGAAGCCGATGCTCTCCGAGAAGGTGATGTTGGTGGCGAAGCCCTGCGCGTACGTGTCCAGGCCGGGGAACTCGGAGAGCTTCAATTCCTTCCACGGATACGGGTAGAACCACTCCGAGTAGTACCGCCGCGCCGCGTCCAGCCCGCGCCGCATCTCCCCCACGTTGTACGTGTGCGACGGGTGGTGGAAGACGGCCGTGCCCTCACCGCGCAGCACCGTCCACCGGCCCGCGACGATGTTGAACATGCTCATCGGGTGGTCGCTCTTCCACACGCTGACGCGGCGGCCGTCCTTCACCTCGTCGCTCTCCAGCACACCCACCGAGTTGAGCGTGTAGTCCTCAGGACCCGTCACGCGGATGCGCGTGGTGAAGGGCGTGCCCGTGCCCCACCCGGCTTCCGTCTGGCCCTCGTAGAAGTGGTCCGAGTACACGCGCGGCTCGTACTTGTTCTCCTTCTCGTCCACGCCGATGTCGTCGAGGAAGCCGATGACGGGCGCGAACGAGGGCTTGAAGCTGGTGAGCACCACGCCCGACGGCAGGATGAACTCCCCTACCCTCCCGCCGTCCTTCGTCGCGCCGCGCGGGAAGCGGCCGTGGTAGTCGAAGCCCACGCGCAGCACCGCGCCCGGCTGCATGCCACCGTCGGGCCGGAAGACATACAGCCGTGAGCGGTCCTCCGCCGTGGCCTCCTTCCCATCCACCGTCCAGCGCACGTCCTCCCAGTGGTCTCCACCGGTGAGGGCGAAGGCCTCCAGCGCCTTGTCGTGCCGATTCACCAGCGTGTACGTGCCGCGCGTGTGGAAGGTGCCGGCCTCGGGCTCCAGGTCCACGTCCAGGTCCACATCCTGAATCGCGGGCTGCGGCGCGTCCTTCCACGTGGCCAGGTTCTTCTGCCAGTACTCCTTCGCGCGCTTCTTCGCCGCGTCGCCCTGCCAGCCCTGCCCCACCTGCACCGCCGCGCCGATGAGCGCCACCGCCGGCACCACCATCCACGGCGTCA comes from Pyxidicoccus parkwaysis and encodes:
- a CDS encoding ABC transporter permease/M1 family aminopeptidase, producing the protein MNAARLGAVVRTELAHQVRRPLFVILLLITFLVVWGYAAGNVTIESGASQVGGQKAWVTSEFAVSQTIILLTFLLHTFFISVGAGMGVISDEEARVGPILHTTPLTPREYVWGKFLAVLAAYGLALAAMVAFLVFFHHVVPAGEHAEYRGPLSLLNYIRPALFFGVPLLVFMAGTAFAVGELTRRPVLVYFLPVVLMFVCAFFLWDWSPGWLDPRINRALMAVEPAGLRWLSETWVKVDRGVDFYNHERVGLDALFVLSRLGFIAVGLGGVAWSARHVAQGLKGATVRPVKGKTLADVPPATPLGTFREETPLASLNMGVRPPSLLGDLWHVARVEARGLLSQPGLYLFVPIILLQTVVQALNAIGPFDTPMLAVPGHFAVRSMGQASTLVCLLLMFYTVESLERERAVFFAPIHDATRVRTLSVLLGKALANSLVGVAILAVTWLAASLVQLAQGKVSVAVVPYAIVWGLLLVPTFVLWTCFVLAARAVAGGRFGAYGIALAVLCLTGFGAVRGELNWATNWPLWGSVRWSDMGPFELDRTALVLNRVGALGLAAFFAALALRLDGRRAPDSVSLLEQLKPAGLLRGAWRLTPWMVVPAVALIGAAVQVGQGWQGDAAKKRAKEYWQKNLATWKDAPQPAIQDVDLDVDLEPEAGTFHTRGTYTLVNRHDKALEAFALTGGDHWEDVRWTVDGKEATAEDRSRLYVFRPDGGMQPGAVLRVGFDYHGRFPRGATKDGGRVGEFILPSGVVLTSFKPSFAPVIGFLDDIGVDEKENKYEPRVYSDHFYEGQTEAGWGTGTPFTTRIRVTGPEDYTLNSVGVLESDEVKDGRRVSVWKSDHPMSMFNIVAGRWTVLRGEGTAVFHHPSHTYNVGEMRRGLDAARRYYSEWFYPYPWKELKLSEFPGLDTYAQGFATNITFSESIGFLTKSTPKANAVLLITAHEAAHQWWGNMLIPGKGPGGDVLSEGTSHYSALKLIEQLEGPALRMEVAKRLEERYAKNRRLDAEQPLVKLDNTREGDNTVLYDKGGWVFWMLEDLLGREAMHAGLQAFLRQYIPSADHPVLQDFIAAMRPFAKDAAAYDAFVKQWFHEVHVPEYRLSAASVKQEGAQWVATVTVENTGTGRMPVEVAAVKGERYPERTEEEAAKGPATPSPDYRDARKTVVLGAGEKAEVTVRADFAPERWVVDPDVRVLQLRRESAVLKL